One stretch of Methylococcus capsulatus DNA includes these proteins:
- a CDS encoding IscS subfamily cysteine desulfurase: MKLPVYLDYSATTPVDPRVAEKMIPFLTENFGNPASRSHAFGWTAEQAVENAREEVAKLVNADPREIVWTSGATESDNLAIKGAAEFYQTKGRHLITVKTEHKAVLDTMRELESTGFEVTYLEPMANGLLDLDVFRAAIRPDTVLASVMHVNNEIGVIQDIAAIGQICRDHGVIFHVDAAQSTGKVEIDLDNLPVDLMSFSAHKTYGPKGIGALYVRRKPRIRLKAQMHGGGHERGLRSGTLATHQIVGMGEAFRIAREEMTAENERIRGLRDKLLAGLKDMEEVFVNGDLEQRVPHNLNISFNYVEGESLMMAIKDLAVSSGSACTSASLEPSYVLRALGRSDELAHSSIRFTLGRFTTAEDVDFAISLIKDKVARLREISPLWEMYKDGIDLNTVQWAAAH, encoded by the coding sequence ATGAAGTTACCGGTCTATCTCGATTACTCGGCTACGACGCCGGTCGATCCCCGTGTTGCCGAGAAGATGATTCCGTTCCTGACGGAAAACTTCGGCAACCCTGCCAGCCGTTCCCATGCCTTCGGCTGGACGGCCGAGCAGGCGGTGGAAAACGCGCGGGAGGAAGTGGCGAAGCTGGTCAACGCCGATCCTCGGGAAATCGTCTGGACCTCTGGCGCAACCGAGTCGGACAACCTCGCCATCAAGGGCGCGGCCGAGTTCTACCAGACCAAGGGTCGTCATCTGATTACGGTGAAGACCGAGCACAAGGCGGTGCTGGATACCATGCGCGAGTTAGAATCGACCGGCTTCGAAGTCACCTATCTCGAGCCGATGGCCAATGGTCTCCTGGACCTCGACGTCTTCAGGGCAGCGATCCGGCCCGACACCGTGCTGGCTTCCGTGATGCACGTCAACAACGAGATCGGTGTCATTCAAGACATCGCGGCGATCGGCCAGATCTGCCGGGATCACGGCGTGATCTTCCATGTCGACGCTGCCCAGTCGACCGGCAAGGTCGAGATCGATCTGGACAATCTGCCGGTCGATCTCATGTCCTTTTCCGCCCACAAAACCTATGGTCCCAAGGGCATCGGCGCCCTCTACGTGCGCCGCAAGCCGCGTATCCGCCTCAAGGCGCAGATGCACGGCGGCGGCCATGAGCGGGGTCTGCGCTCCGGCACCCTGGCGACGCACCAGATCGTCGGTATGGGAGAGGCCTTCCGCATCGCCCGCGAGGAGATGACGGCGGAGAACGAACGCATCCGTGGGTTGCGTGACAAGCTGCTGGCCGGCCTCAAGGACATGGAAGAGGTGTTCGTCAACGGCGATCTGGAGCAGCGGGTACCGCACAACCTGAACATCAGCTTCAATTACGTGGAGGGTGAGTCCTTGATGATGGCCATCAAGGATCTGGCGGTGTCCAGCGGTTCGGCCTGCACCTCGGCCAGCCTCGAGCCTTCCTATGTATTGCGTGCCCTGGGACGCAGCGACGAGCTGGCCCACAGTTCGATCCGCTTCACTCTGGGCCGCTTTACCACGGCGGAGGACGTGGATTTCGCCATCTCCCTGATCAAGGACAAGGTCGCTCGCCTGCGCGAGATATCGCCTCTGTGGGAGATGTACAAGGACGGGATCGATCTCAACACCGTTCAGTGGGCCGCGGCGCACTAA
- the clpX gene encoding ATP-dependent Clp protease ATP-binding subunit ClpX codes for MSEDRKNKESGKLLYCSFCGKSQHEVRKLIAGPAVFVCDECVELCNDIIREELQGGEAGTTEGLPKPKEMKAILDQYVIGQDKAKRILSVAVYNHYKRLKVRTFKNDVELAKSNVLLIGPTGSGKTLLAETLARVLDVPFAIADATTLTEAGYVGEDVENIIQKLLLACDYDVEKAEQGIVYIDEIDKISRKSDSPSITRDVSGEGVQQALLKLMEGTVASVPPQGGRKHPQQEFLQVNTANILFICGGAFAGLDKTIRSRSQKSGIGFSAEVKSREENTHLGEVLAAVEAEDLIRYGLIPEFIGRLPVVATLEELDEAALVNILTEPKNALVKQYARLFEMEGCELEILPEALGAIARRAMERKTGARGLRTIVEQVLLDTMYQLPSAEGVVKVVVDGKVIRGEADPYLVYRTDEKHCASA; via the coding sequence ATGAGCGAAGACAGGAAAAATAAAGAGTCCGGCAAGCTGCTGTATTGCTCGTTCTGTGGCAAGAGCCAGCACGAAGTCAGAAAACTCATTGCCGGCCCCGCCGTATTCGTCTGTGATGAATGCGTCGAACTGTGCAACGACATCATCCGCGAAGAGCTGCAGGGCGGCGAGGCCGGGACCACAGAGGGCCTGCCCAAGCCGAAGGAAATGAAGGCGATTCTGGACCAATACGTCATCGGCCAGGACAAGGCCAAGCGCATCCTCTCGGTGGCTGTATACAACCATTACAAGCGCCTCAAGGTCAGAACCTTCAAAAACGATGTGGAACTGGCCAAGAGTAATGTTCTCTTGATCGGTCCGACCGGTTCGGGCAAAACTCTGCTGGCGGAGACCCTGGCACGGGTGCTGGACGTCCCCTTCGCCATCGCCGACGCCACCACCCTCACAGAAGCCGGATACGTCGGCGAGGACGTCGAGAACATCATCCAGAAGCTCTTGCTGGCCTGCGATTATGACGTGGAAAAGGCCGAACAGGGCATCGTCTACATCGACGAGATCGACAAGATTTCACGGAAGTCCGACAGCCCGTCCATCACCCGCGACGTGTCGGGGGAAGGTGTGCAGCAGGCCCTGCTCAAGCTGATGGAGGGTACCGTCGCCTCTGTGCCGCCCCAGGGCGGGCGCAAACATCCGCAGCAGGAGTTTCTGCAGGTCAACACTGCCAACATCCTGTTCATCTGCGGCGGCGCTTTCGCCGGCCTCGACAAGACCATACGTTCCCGTTCACAAAAGAGCGGCATCGGCTTCTCGGCCGAAGTGAAGAGCAGGGAAGAAAACACCCACCTGGGGGAGGTCCTGGCAGCGGTCGAAGCCGAAGACCTGATCCGTTATGGCCTGATACCGGAGTTCATTGGCCGCCTGCCGGTGGTGGCGACCCTCGAGGAGCTCGACGAGGCAGCGCTGGTCAACATCCTCACCGAGCCGAAAAACGCTCTCGTCAAACAGTATGCCCGCCTGTTCGAAATGGAAGGCTGCGAGCTGGAAATCCTGCCGGAGGCCCTTGGAGCTATCGCTCGGCGCGCCATGGAGCGCAAGACCGGGGCACGGGGCCTTAGGACCATCGTCGAGCAGGTCCTGCTCGACACGATGTACCAATTGCCTTCCGCCGAAGGTGTTGTCAAGGTGGTGGTCGACGGTAAGGTGATCCGGGGCGAAGCCGACCCCTATCTGGTCTACCGGACCGACGAGAAGCATTGCGCCTCCGCCTAG
- the clpP gene encoding ATP-dependent Clp endopeptidase proteolytic subunit ClpP: MDYATRAAGGLVPVVVEQSARGERAFDIYSRLLKERVIFLVGQVEDYMANLVIAQLLFLESENPDKDIHLYINSPGGVVTAGLAIYDTMQFIKPDVSTLCVGQAASMGALLLAGGAAGKRYCLPHSRIMIHQPLGGFQGQASDIDIHAREILAVRDRLNKILARHTGQPLEKIQIDTDRDNFMSGSDAVEYGLIDKVLVNRTTGAV, translated from the coding sequence ATGGATTACGCAACGAGGGCTGCCGGCGGACTGGTTCCGGTGGTGGTGGAGCAATCGGCGCGCGGCGAGCGGGCCTTCGACATCTACTCGCGGTTGCTGAAAGAGCGGGTCATCTTCCTAGTCGGCCAGGTCGAGGACTACATGGCCAATCTGGTGATCGCGCAGTTGCTGTTCCTGGAATCGGAGAATCCCGACAAAGACATCCATCTCTACATCAATTCGCCGGGTGGTGTGGTGACGGCGGGCCTGGCGATCTACGACACCATGCAGTTCATCAAGCCCGACGTCAGTACGCTGTGCGTCGGCCAGGCCGCCAGCATGGGTGCGCTGCTGCTGGCCGGTGGTGCGGCCGGCAAGCGCTACTGCCTGCCGCACTCACGGATCATGATCCACCAGCCGCTGGGCGGCTTCCAGGGCCAGGCATCGGACATCGACATCCATGCCCGGGAGATTCTGGCGGTCCGCGACCGTCTCAATAAGATTCTCGCCCGCCATACCGGCCAACCCCTCGAAAAGATCCAGATCGACACCGATCGCGACAACTTCATGAGTGGAAGCGATGCAGTTGAATACGGCTTGATCGACAAAGTGCTCGTGAATCGCACAACCGGCGCGGTCTGA
- the apaG gene encoding Co2+/Mg2+ efflux protein ApaG — MRRKPYELKVEVKAVYLQEHSRPDAQQYTFAYTVTMENTGTVPAKLLGRRWIITDANGKTVEVVGEGVVGEHPYLRPGEAFEYTSAATIATPVGSMHGSYQLIADDGMPFEAPIAAFSLAIPRRLH; from the coding sequence ATGCGACGTAAACCCTACGAACTCAAAGTCGAAGTCAAAGCCGTCTATCTGCAGGAGCACTCCCGGCCCGATGCCCAGCAGTACACGTTCGCTTATACCGTGACCATGGAGAATACCGGCACCGTTCCCGCCAAGCTCCTGGGCCGTCGCTGGATCATCACCGATGCCAACGGCAAAACGGTGGAGGTGGTCGGCGAGGGCGTGGTCGGGGAGCATCCTTATCTTCGCCCCGGCGAGGCTTTCGAATATACCAGCGCGGCGACCATCGCCACCCCGGTCGGCAGCATGCACGGCAGCTATCAACTGATCGCCGACGACGGGATGCCGTTCGAGGCGCCCATCGCAGCGTTCAGCCTAGCGATCCCGCGCCGGCTGCACTGA
- a CDS encoding YgfZ/GcvT domain-containing protein has product MAAGEALKVQMPGCAALNAPAEWVDFLDRCGPAVGDGAELALGSDIIVDLSHFGLIEVKGEEAGKFLGSMLTGDVRLVSETLGQFTSWCDGKGRIQATFWLFLRDGAYYLLVPEELLASVVTRLKMFLLRTKATITDASDKLARLGLSGAGITHMLGSALPESRGGTASVGDCTLVALGGEPRPRWLAVGAPSAMIALWSKLAPAARPAGAGAWSLLDILAGIPYIAAATAGEFIPQMLDLEALGGLSYKKGCYPGQEVIARLHYRGQLKRKVFLAHVDCTEVPASGTRLYRPGFDESVGLVVSAAKDGREHSVTMLAVAVIEQKALGDIRLGNPSGPLLVFADQDDELLPSDAGC; this is encoded by the coding sequence ATGGCAGCCGGTGAAGCGTTGAAGGTACAGATGCCCGGGTGTGCTGCCTTGAATGCGCCCGCCGAGTGGGTGGATTTTCTGGACCGTTGCGGTCCGGCTGTGGGCGACGGCGCGGAACTCGCGCTGGGCAGCGACATCATCGTCGACCTGTCCCATTTCGGGCTGATCGAAGTCAAGGGCGAGGAGGCCGGCAAATTCCTCGGCAGCATGCTGACCGGCGACGTGCGCCTCGTATCGGAGACCTTGGGTCAGTTCACCAGTTGGTGCGACGGCAAGGGGCGGATCCAGGCCACGTTCTGGCTGTTCCTGCGGGACGGCGCCTATTACCTGCTGGTGCCGGAGGAGTTGCTGGCTAGCGTGGTCACGCGCCTGAAGATGTTTCTGCTACGTACCAAGGCGACCATCACTGATGCCAGCGACAAGCTGGCCCGGCTCGGTCTGTCCGGCGCCGGGATCACCCACATGCTGGGCTCGGCTCTCCCGGAGTCACGGGGTGGGACGGCGTCGGTCGGTGATTGCACCCTGGTCGCTCTGGGCGGTGAACCCAGGCCGCGCTGGCTGGCAGTGGGTGCTCCCTCGGCCATGATCGCGCTTTGGAGCAAGCTCGCACCGGCAGCCCGGCCCGCGGGAGCAGGCGCCTGGTCCTTGCTGGACATATTGGCGGGTATTCCTTACATCGCCGCCGCAACCGCCGGCGAGTTCATCCCTCAGATGCTGGACCTGGAAGCGCTCGGTGGTCTGAGCTACAAAAAAGGCTGTTATCCCGGACAGGAAGTGATCGCTCGGCTGCACTACCGCGGCCAGCTCAAGCGCAAGGTCTTCCTGGCTCATGTCGACTGTACCGAGGTTCCGGCATCGGGTACCCGGCTCTATCGGCCGGGATTCGATGAAAGCGTTGGTCTCGTGGTCTCGGCGGCGAAGGATGGGCGAGAGCATTCGGTCACCATGCTCGCCGTGGCCGTGATCGAACAGAAGGCGCTGGGGGACATCCGTCTCGGCAATCCCTCAGGTCCGCTGCTGGTGTTCGCAGACCAAGACGATGAGCTGCTGCCTTCCGACGCCGGCTGCTGA
- a CDS encoding nitrogen fixation protein NifQ, translating into MLARSDVYSYDPLLAYAENPSEPLTLAFASAIELARSSSRLAGRGGFGLDPAEFCTLLDRYFPGARGVYIKPAGAAGRAPADEFDSLLGLLLEHCRGDAVESRWLAHAIAACCMGDDHLWQDMGLADRKTLSDLLAHHFPGLFARNTGGMRWKKFFYKQLCEREGAHVCRSPTCAECDEYANCFGPEEDDAWQPVKR; encoded by the coding sequence ATGCTGGCCAGAAGCGACGTATACAGCTATGACCCCTTGCTCGCTTATGCCGAGAACCCAAGCGAGCCATTGACTCTCGCCTTCGCGTCAGCGATCGAGCTGGCGCGTAGTTCTTCTCGGCTGGCAGGCCGTGGGGGCTTCGGCCTCGATCCTGCCGAATTCTGCACGCTGCTCGACCGCTATTTTCCCGGTGCGCGCGGCGTCTACATCAAGCCGGCGGGCGCCGCGGGGCGCGCGCCCGCCGACGAGTTCGACTCACTCCTGGGGCTGCTGCTCGAACATTGTCGCGGCGATGCCGTGGAATCCCGTTGGCTGGCGCATGCCATCGCCGCTTGCTGCATGGGCGATGATCACCTGTGGCAGGACATGGGGCTGGCGGACCGGAAGACGCTCTCGGATCTCCTGGCGCACCATTTCCCCGGGTTGTTCGCCCGCAATACCGGCGGCATGCGTTGGAAGAAGTTTTTTTACAAGCAGCTCTGCGAACGCGAAGGTGCCCATGTCTGCCGTTCGCCGACCTGCGCGGAGTGCGACGAATATGCGAACTGTTTCGGACCGGAGGAGGATGACGCATGGCAGCCGGTGAAGCGTTGA
- the fdxB gene encoding ferredoxin III, nif-specific, whose protein sequence is MSEFSVTLPSGKVWVPKFVGEINQDKCIGCGRCYKVCGREVLEMVGINEDGEAVAIGAGADDDDDEYDKKVMSIANADNCIGCESCAKICPKQCYTHVPLAA, encoded by the coding sequence ATGAGTGAATTTTCCGTGACCCTCCCCAGCGGGAAAGTCTGGGTGCCGAAGTTCGTCGGCGAGATCAACCAGGACAAGTGCATCGGCTGCGGGCGCTGCTACAAGGTCTGCGGGCGCGAGGTACTGGAGATGGTCGGCATCAACGAAGATGGGGAAGCGGTCGCTATCGGCGCCGGCGCTGACGATGACGACGACGAGTACGATAAGAAGGTGATGTCGATCGCCAATGCCGACAACTGTATAGGCTGTGAATCCTGCGCCAAAATCTGCCCCAAGCAGTGCTACACTCACGTACCCCTGGCGGCTTGA
- a CDS encoding CCE_0567 family metalloprotein, translated as MSEEAEELKAKLKKLNAQATALKMDLHDLAEDLPTGWNRIMEVAEKTYEAYRQLDEFRKSTAS; from the coding sequence ATGAGCGAAGAAGCAGAAGAACTGAAGGCCAAACTGAAGAAACTCAACGCCCAGGCCACGGCGCTCAAAATGGACCTGCACGATCTGGCCGAGGATTTGCCCACCGGCTGGAACAGGATCATGGAAGTCGCCGAAAAGACCTATGAGGCATATCGCCAGCTCGATGAATTCCGTAAGAGCACGGCCAGTTAG
- a CDS encoding NifX-associated nitrogen fixation protein codes for MAEAAKVMAEISASPMESAFIKELVKQWRAQDSYGTWEGKSDEQLLEPYILDKEKRAAIPIIGDPDPETLWRLELFYNAVGLSIERATKVMVTPMMKMSHEGFGRMVLIAGRLIVVNKQLRDVHRFGFPSMEKLAEEGEKLVNAGIEMINRYPDVAKYS; via the coding sequence ATGGCTGAAGCAGCCAAAGTGATGGCGGAAATCTCCGCCTCGCCGATGGAGTCGGCGTTCATCAAGGAGCTGGTCAAACAGTGGCGAGCCCAGGATTCGTACGGAACCTGGGAGGGCAAGAGCGATGAACAGTTGCTTGAGCCGTACATTCTGGACAAGGAGAAACGCGCGGCGATTCCCATCATCGGCGATCCCGATCCGGAAACCTTGTGGCGGTTGGAGCTGTTTTACAACGCCGTGGGTCTGTCGATCGAGCGCGCCACCAAGGTGATGGTCACGCCGATGATGAAGATGTCCCATGAAGGCTTTGGCCGCATGGTTCTGATCGCCGGTCGGCTGATCGTGGTCAACAAACAGCTGCGTGACGTGCACCGCTTCGGCTTCCCTTCCATGGAGAAGCTGGCCGAGGAGGGCGAAAAGCTGGTGAATGCCGGTATCGAAATGATCAACCGCTATCCCGATGTGGCGAAATACAGCTGA
- the nifX gene encoding nitrogen fixation protein NifX, protein MKVAFATQDLKRVDAHFGWAKNIAIYELSTEGGEFIEAIQFEGDLQEDGNEDKLAPKLEAIKDCAILYVAAIGGSGAARVVAQGIHPIKVPQPEPIAELLDKLRDVLRGNPPPWLRKVLAKENKGRERSFDFEDDEEVQHG, encoded by the coding sequence ATGAAAGTCGCATTCGCTACCCAGGATCTCAAGCGCGTCGATGCCCATTTCGGCTGGGCCAAGAACATCGCCATCTACGAACTCTCGACCGAGGGCGGTGAGTTCATCGAGGCGATCCAGTTCGAGGGCGATCTGCAGGAGGACGGCAACGAGGACAAGCTGGCGCCCAAGCTCGAGGCCATCAAGGACTGCGCCATTCTCTACGTGGCCGCCATCGGCGGTTCCGGGGCGGCGCGGGTCGTGGCCCAGGGCATCCATCCGATCAAGGTGCCCCAGCCGGAACCGATCGCCGAGCTGCTGGATAAACTACGGGATGTCCTCCGAGGCAACCCGCCACCATGGCTGCGTAAGGTGCTGGCGAAGGAAAACAAGGGCCGGGAACGTTCATTCGATTTTGAAGACGACGAAGAGGTGCAACATGGCTGA
- the nifN gene encoding nitrogenase iron-molybdenum cofactor biosynthesis protein NifN, producing the protein MAKVTHSQKSCTVNPLKMSQPIGSALAFMGLKNCMPLFHGSQGCTSFGLVLFVRHFKEAIPLQTTAMSEVATVLGGLENVEQAIVTIANRQKPAIIGISSTGVTETKGDDVDGYLKLIREKHPELDHIQLVYVSTPDFKDAFQDGWAKTVTRMVEQLVEPVSADTARNPVKVNLLPGAHVTPGDLDELRDLIEAFGLEPLILPDLSGSLDGHVPDDFTPTTIGGISLEEIAGMGLSRHTIAVGEQMRPAAEAMAKKAGIPYTLFDRLTGLEANDEFIALLAGLSGRPVPNKIKRQRSQLVDAMLDGHFHFGGKRIAIGAEPDLLWTLSGWFHEMGAEVAAAVTTTESPLLERIATDEVLLGDLEDLERRAAGCDLLVTHSHGRQAAERLAIPFYRIGIPMFDRLGAAHQTIVGYRGTRNLIFEIGNMFIASGHEPTPETWAHSEETGHVGEKALAAH; encoded by the coding sequence ATGGCCAAGGTCACCCATTCGCAGAAATCCTGCACGGTCAATCCGCTGAAAATGAGCCAGCCGATCGGTAGCGCCCTGGCTTTCATGGGACTGAAGAACTGCATGCCCCTGTTCCATGGCTCGCAGGGCTGTACCTCGTTCGGCTTGGTGTTGTTCGTGCGCCATTTCAAGGAAGCCATCCCGCTGCAGACCACGGCCATGAGTGAGGTCGCCACCGTACTGGGGGGGCTCGAGAACGTAGAGCAGGCGATCGTCACCATCGCCAACCGGCAGAAGCCTGCGATCATCGGTATTTCCTCCACCGGCGTGACCGAAACCAAGGGCGATGACGTCGATGGATACCTCAAGCTGATCCGAGAAAAGCACCCCGAGTTGGATCACATCCAATTGGTGTACGTGTCCACGCCGGATTTCAAGGACGCTTTCCAGGACGGCTGGGCCAAGACTGTGACCCGGATGGTCGAGCAACTGGTCGAGCCGGTATCGGCCGATACCGCGCGCAATCCGGTCAAGGTCAACCTGTTGCCGGGCGCCCACGTGACGCCCGGCGATCTGGATGAACTGCGTGACCTGATCGAGGCCTTCGGCCTGGAGCCGTTGATCCTGCCCGATTTGTCGGGATCGTTGGATGGGCATGTGCCCGACGATTTTACTCCGACCACCATCGGCGGTATTTCGCTGGAAGAGATCGCCGGCATGGGGCTCTCGCGCCATACCATCGCGGTGGGCGAGCAGATGCGGCCTGCCGCTGAGGCGATGGCAAAGAAGGCCGGCATCCCCTACACCCTGTTCGACCGCCTCACCGGGCTCGAAGCCAATGACGAATTCATCGCTCTGCTGGCGGGTTTGAGCGGCCGGCCGGTGCCGAACAAGATCAAGCGCCAGCGCAGTCAACTGGTCGATGCCATGCTGGATGGGCATTTCCATTTCGGTGGCAAGCGCATCGCCATCGGTGCCGAACCGGATCTGTTGTGGACGCTGAGCGGCTGGTTCCACGAAATGGGTGCCGAGGTCGCGGCGGCGGTGACTACCACCGAATCGCCTCTGCTGGAACGCATCGCGACCGACGAGGTGTTGCTCGGTGACCTGGAAGACTTGGAAAGACGAGCCGCTGGCTGCGATTTGTTGGTGACGCATTCCCATGGCCGGCAGGCGGCGGAGCGGCTTGCGATCCCGTTCTACCGCATCGGCATCCCGATGTTCGACCGCCTAGGCGCGGCGCACCAGACCATCGTCGGCTACCGGGGAACCCGTAATCTCATTTTTGAGATCGGCAACATGTTCATCGCCAGCGGCCACGAGCCCACCCCTGAAACCTGGGCCCATTCTGAGGAAACGGGACATGTTGGCGAGAAGGCGCTTGCGGCTCATTAA
- the nifE gene encoding nitrogenase iron-molybdenum cofactor biosynthesis protein NifE, whose translation MSSLSVKIQDVFNEPGCGKNQGKSEKERKKGCTKQLQPGGAAGGCAFDGAKIALQPITDVAHLVHGPIACEGNSWDNRGSKSSGSNLWRTGFTTDINETDVVFGGEKRLFKSVKEIIEKYDPPAVFVYQTCVPAMIGDDIEAVCKAASKKFGKPVIPVNSPGFVGPKNLGNKLAGEAILDYVIGTEEPEYTTPYDINIIGEYNLSGELWQVKPLLDELGIRILCCISGDAKYHDVACSHRARAAMMVCSKSMINIARKMEERYGIPFFEGSFYGIGDTSDALREIARLLIERGAPPELMERTEALIAREEARAWAAIEPYKKRLTGKKVLLITGGVKSWSVVAALQESGMEVVGTSVKKSTKEDKERIKELMGEDAHMIEDMTPREMYKMLKEAKADIMLSGGRSQFVALKAKMPWLDINQERHHAYMGYVGMVELVKEIDKALFNPVWEQVRKRAPWEETTWEERADAALASEAAALAADPELAKAQRRAVRICKCKAVDRGTIEDAILAYGLDSVEAVTERTHAGSGCTGCTGTIAGILESIEDWRPAPSAEPAKRAA comes from the coding sequence ATGAGCAGCTTATCCGTTAAGATTCAGGACGTTTTCAATGAGCCCGGTTGCGGCAAGAATCAGGGCAAGTCCGAGAAAGAGCGCAAGAAGGGCTGCACCAAACAGCTCCAGCCCGGTGGCGCCGCTGGCGGCTGTGCCTTCGACGGCGCCAAGATCGCCCTGCAGCCGATCACCGACGTGGCTCATCTGGTTCATGGCCCCATCGCCTGCGAAGGCAATTCCTGGGACAACCGTGGCTCCAAGTCTTCCGGGTCCAATCTGTGGCGTACCGGTTTCACCACCGACATCAATGAAACCGACGTGGTGTTCGGCGGCGAAAAACGTCTGTTCAAGTCGGTGAAGGAAATCATCGAAAAATACGACCCTCCCGCCGTCTTCGTCTACCAGACCTGTGTGCCGGCGATGATCGGCGATGACATCGAGGCCGTCTGTAAGGCGGCTTCCAAAAAATTCGGCAAGCCGGTCATTCCGGTCAATTCGCCCGGTTTCGTCGGCCCCAAGAACCTCGGCAACAAACTCGCGGGCGAGGCGATCCTGGACTATGTGATCGGCACCGAAGAGCCTGAGTACACGACGCCCTATGACATCAACATCATCGGTGAATACAACCTGTCTGGCGAGCTCTGGCAGGTGAAGCCGCTGCTGGACGAGCTGGGCATCCGCATTCTGTGCTGTATCTCCGGAGATGCCAAGTACCACGATGTGGCCTGTTCGCATCGCGCCCGGGCGGCGATGATGGTCTGCTCGAAATCGATGATCAACATCGCCCGCAAAATGGAGGAGCGCTACGGTATCCCCTTCTTCGAAGGCTCTTTCTACGGCATCGGCGACACCAGCGATGCCTTGCGCGAGATTGCGCGGCTCCTGATCGAGCGCGGCGCGCCCCCGGAGTTGATGGAGCGTACCGAAGCCCTGATAGCCCGGGAGGAAGCCCGGGCCTGGGCCGCGATCGAACCGTACAAGAAGCGCCTGACCGGTAAGAAGGTGCTGCTCATCACCGGCGGCGTGAAATCCTGGTCGGTGGTGGCCGCGTTGCAGGAAAGCGGCATGGAAGTGGTCGGTACCAGCGTGAAGAAATCGACCAAGGAGGACAAGGAGCGGATCAAGGAACTCATGGGCGAAGACGCCCATATGATCGAGGACATGACCCCGCGGGAAATGTACAAGATGCTCAAGGAGGCCAAGGCCGACATCATGCTGTCCGGTGGGCGTTCCCAGTTCGTCGCGCTCAAGGCCAAGATGCCCTGGCTGGACATCAACCAGGAACGCCACCATGCCTACATGGGCTATGTCGGCATGGTGGAACTGGTCAAGGAAATCGACAAGGCTCTGTTCAATCCGGTTTGGGAGCAGGTGAGGAAGCGCGCACCCTGGGAGGAAACCACCTGGGAAGAGCGGGCCGATGCGGCTCTCGCCTCCGAAGCCGCCGCGTTGGCCGCCGATCCGGAGTTGGCCAAGGCGCAGCGCCGCGCCGTCCGCATCTGCAAGTGCAAGGCGGTGGACCGCGGTACCATCGAGGACGCCATCCTCGCGTACGGGCTGGACAGCGTCGAAGCGGTCACCGAGCGTACCCATGCGGGCAGCGGCTGCACCGGTTGCACCGGAACCATTGCCGGCATCCTCGAGAGCATCGAAGACTGGCGACCGGCTCCCTCGGCGGAACCGGCAAAACGGGCAGCGTGA
- a CDS encoding AtpZ/AtpI family protein codes for MKPPPANSRSRLSATVDRQAQRLRRAERERHGVLAQAAYLGTLGLVFVLPLVGGAYLGRWLDQHSTGYSIRWTLSLLFLGLVVGAWNAWQLIKRHED; via the coding sequence TTGAAACCGCCCCCCGCCAATTCAAGATCCCGCCTGAGCGCCACAGTCGACCGCCAGGCCCAGCGCCTGCGCCGGGCCGAGCGCGAGCGCCATGGGGTGCTGGCGCAGGCGGCCTATCTCGGCACGCTGGGGTTGGTGTTCGTATTGCCTCTGGTGGGGGGGGCCTATCTGGGGCGATGGCTGGACCAGCACAGTACAGGTTATTCGATCCGCTGGACGCTGAGCCTGTTGTTCCTAGGGCTGGTCGTCGGGGCCTGGAACGCCTGGCAGCTGATCAAACGGCATGAGGATTGA